The region AAAGTTTTGGCGCATAAAAAAGACCCTCTTGTTGTATTCTTAATGCTTAAAAATCAAAAAGCAAGCCCTAAATCTCAATTCTTGATAGATGCAAGCAAGCTTACTGCCGACTATATGGCTGCATGGGACGAGATTGATTTGTTTTATTATGATGCTTGCAGCTCTTGTCATGCCGCACATAAGCCAAAAGAACATCTTATGAGTGAATGGGACGCATATGTAACAGCTATGCAAACATTTGCTAAGATTAATGATGAAGAGAAGAGTAGAATTTTGCGCTTTTTGCAAGCTTTCGCTAAAGACGGTATAGCAAAAGACGAATAAAATTTCGGCTAAATTTAGGAGTTAAATCTTAAATTTAGCCGTTTTATATATGTTTTATACTCCTTTATTTGGCTCTATTTCAGCCGCTTGAAATAATAAAACAAAGTCCAAAATTTAGCTTTTTTTGATACAATACCCTAATTAGCTTAAAATTTTTAGGAGAGCTTTATGAAAAAAGAAGACATCAAAGAGTTGATCGAGTTTTTTAACGAAATGGATATGAATCGTATCAAGATTAAAAGCGGAGATTTTGAAGTCGAGCTTGAAAAATTCGCCGATTGTTGCGAGCTTCCTAAGCCCGCGCCCGCTCCAATGCCCGCTCCGGCTCCAACACCCGTAAATGTAGTAGTAAGCTCTGAAGTTAAGCAAACTACAAGCGCAAAAGAGAGTATCAAATCGCCTATGGTAGGGACGTTTTATGTGGCTCCAAGTCCCGGTGCGGCGCCGTTTGTAAAAGTAGGACAAAGGGTGAGAAAAGGCGATGTAATAGGCATCATAGAAGCCATGAAGATAATGAATGA is a window of Campylobacter sp. CCUG 57310 DNA encoding:
- the accB gene encoding acetyl-CoA carboxylase biotin carboxyl carrier protein is translated as MKKEDIKELIEFFNEMDMNRIKIKSGDFEVELEKFADCCELPKPAPAPMPAPAPTPVNVVVSSEVKQTTSAKESIKSPMVGTFYVAPSPGAAPFVKVGQRVRKGDVIGIIEAMKIMNEIEAEFDCTITEMLVSDGQPVEFAMPLFGVEKI